In the Podospora pseudocomata strain CBS 415.72m chromosome 5, whole genome shotgun sequence genome, one interval contains:
- a CDS encoding hypothetical protein (EggNog:ENOG503NWA2; COG:I): MAEPRLPDVYGPGTFTDRELVPILTDAHRILRVLATQTPGFTDNEVVLSKVRFEGEAEPVIPGPVKSTPVAAALHAMTGILADEILTLRGLPSPTRKVVINTTHTTLWLGGVAAVYLDHESIISLMRDKKRFGELVPDWQQRGFDPKLNPLLKLRATGIYPTKIPGQWYNLHGSLNPEPMLRNLGIDPFPEASITTLDEAAAYLRKKTTKMSPTEVECLNLSAGHCGTKCHTPASWSATSMGKSLAKHPLIDVIPPRSHSVPSPPTPFPALNTTNTLPLSGVKVLELARIIAAPVASSILASLGATVIKINAPHLPDMSVLQLSLTAGKITTCLDLRDPTDRDKLQESLAEADVFIQGFRPSALDKYGLSQHDILSMAVKRNKGVVYVTENCFGPDGLYASRPGWQQVADCASGVAYVMGRGYELADGEPVLPSLPVSDMTCGLVCAVGAMMGLLNRAKEGGSWIVRGSLVRVDTFFLDKEVGLYPRHVVERCKERFNWGVMRGENHVLELLKMTWEGWEGDRVMRGYLREEGEWWERWRESAFGGRGLGILRPVVRFEGEGIREEVQPRWARGPVPFGFYEKGDAMF, translated from the coding sequence ATGGCAGAACCAAGACTTCCAGACGTCTACGGCCCCGGGACCTTTACCGACCGAGAACTGGTTCCGATACTGACGGATGCGCACCGAATACTCCGGGTCTTGgcaacccaaacccctgGCTTCACAGACAATGAGGTCGTCCTGTCAAAAGTTAGGTTTGAAGGCGAGGCCGAGCCTGTGATCCCAGGCCCTGTCAAGTCTACGCCTGTTGCAGCAGCACTCCATGCCATGACCGGTATCTTGGCCGATGAGATTCTAACGCTCCGAGGGTTGCCTAGTCCTACCAGGAAGGTGGTCATCAACACGACACATACAACCCTGTGGCTTGGAGGTGTGGCGGCAGTTTACCTCGACCACGAGTCGATTATATCCTTGATGAGAGATAAGAAGAGGTTCGGTGAGCTGGTTCCGGATTGGCAGCAAAGAGGTTTTGATCCTAAGTTGAACCCCCTGCTCAAGCTGAGAGCAACGGGTATCTATCCCACCAAGATACCTGGGCAGTGGTATAACCTCCATGGATCCCTCAACCCAGAACCTATGCTTCGTAACCTCGGCATTGACCCCTTCCCTGAAGCATCGATCACAACCCTCGACGAGGCAGCGGCTTACCTCCGCAAGAAAACAACAAAGATGTCACCCACCGAAGTGGAGTGCCTTAACCTCTCGGCCGGTCACTGCGGGACAAAGTGCCATACTCCCGCCTCCTGGTCCGCCACCTCGATGGGAAAGTCCCTGGCTAAGCACCCGCTAATCGATGTCATCCCCCCGCGCTCCCACTCCGTCCCCTCACCACCTACCCCCTTCCCGGCTCTCAACACGACCAACACCCTTCCCCTGTCAGGGGTAAAAGTCCTCGAGCTAGCCCGCATCATCGCCGCCCCGGtagcctcctccatcctTGCGTCGTTAGGGGCAACGGTCATCAAAATCAACGCCCCCCATCTGCCGGATATGTCTGTTCTTCAGCTCAGTCTGACAGCCGGCAAGATCACCACCTGCCTTGATCTTCGAGATCCCACCGACAGGGATAAGCTTCAGGAGTCGTTAGCCGAAGCGGATGTTTTTATTCAGGGGTTCCGTCCCAGTGCGTTAGATAAATACGGTCTTTCCCAACACGATATCCTGTCCATGGCTGTCAAACGGAACAAGGGAGTGGTGTACGTGACGGAGAATTGCTTCGGTCCTGATGGGCTGTATGCTAGTAGGCCCGGGTGGCAGCAGGTGGCTGATTGTGCTTCTGGTGTGGCGTACGTCATGGGGAGGGGTTACGAGTTGGCTGATGGGGAGCCTGTCTTGCCTAGTTTGCCGGTTAGTGATATGACTTGTGGGCTTGTCTGTGCTGTAGGGgcgatgatggggttgttgaatCGGGCGAAAGAGGGGGGGAGCTGGATTGtgagggggagtttggttAGAGTTGATACGTTTTTTTTGGATAAGGAGGTGGGTTTGTATCCTCGGCATGTGGTGGAGAGATGCAAGGAGAGGTTTAATtggggagtgatgaggggggagaatCATGTGTTGGAATTGTTGAAGATGacgtgggaggggtgggaaggggataGGGTGATGAGAGGGtatttgagggaggagggggagtggtgggaaCGATGGAGGGAGAGTgcgtttggggggagggggttgggtatTTTGAGGCCTGTGGTGCGgtttgaaggggagggaatCAGGGAGGAAGTGCAGCCCAGGTGGGCGAGGGGTCCGGTGCCGTTTGGGTTTTACGAGAAGGGGGATGCCATGTTTTAA
- a CDS encoding hypothetical protein (EggNog:ENOG503PQZU), with protein MGSAISRCNSNSRSNSHGHGTGPGISEMGQKIFERQPNWLTPPSKWRSHHCSHQPVRYRTPTPYPKDDRKRCDYTLLHEKNMIIETPVADHIEVKKPSQKHPAMVHSRHGQQLPPNSTLTITWESHPRLNRFERAS; from the coding sequence ATGGGCTCCGCCATATCCAGATGCAACTCCAACTCCAGGAGCAACAGCCACGGCCACGGCACTGGCCCAGGAATCTCTGAGATGGGCCAGAAGATTTTCGAGAGACAGCCGAATTGGCTCACCCCACCGTCCAAATGGCGCTCTCACCACTGCTCCCACCAGCCAGTGCGCTATcgcacccccaccccatACCCCAAGGACGACAGGAAACGCTGCGACTATACGCTTCTCCACGAAAAGAACATGATCATCGAGACGCCAGTTGCGGACCATATTGAAGTCAAGAAACCCTCCCAGAAGCACCCGGCCATGGTGCACTCGCGCCACGGACAACAGTTGCCCCCCAACAGCACCCTCACTATTACCTGGGAAAGCCACCCCCGTCTAAACCGCTTTGAGCGTGCCTCGTGA
- a CDS encoding hypothetical protein (EggNog:ENOG503NVV2; COG:S) — protein sequence MTSQSPAFSTNELPEGGGEVSVPKAFSHLRFLGSLRVDVLIHTFRGPHWIRFTQIYLISKTPTDNQFLTVKFCHKMVPTSFQYRPLPPPPAKLIRLLSIHPSEDNTAPICLSFTNQPACIDIQDEAITPYEALSYVWGSEADPAPIAMITIDADGSTKHNTMLVTQNLATALRHLRLPSSPRTIWIDAICINQNDWTEKGHQVSFMGDVYEKAAHVVIWLGPEGDDSNHALNILRDIGSQVTVDWNMQSMTPTPNARDPSLADIDTPFPDDGHYTPRDANAVEALLNRSWFERLWVLQEQALANNATFQAGHSTISRLDLRNAVYCTNVKNSEGSSPMAKLCRTDRAWLVVAMCRPRFPINLTEMRTYCEEMKCKDPRDRVYGLLRLLSGFEREGGAAEVVRPDYTASVAEVYGDVVLKYIQATRKGDILAHAGVKDEEGGSKWWPSWIPDWSYEMERNMYGLPCSGGETFLAVVTDSSLEGSFLSMVGVRCAEITVTALPDDTTTPLATLASFRKLFRDVFAKVTAVQQPILLESMSRAVSAGRFRETFIPPENYYLPVSDVTDMLRKVLTTSEDFREENNEDPNLVLLGKHMTTWVQGRQYFMTSDGRFGLGAKATQPGDIVCLFLGTDTPLILRATEKDRHREFYQLVGDAFMHGVMAGEPFLGPLESYQRQVYAFNESNRGSLSILDERTGEVVIKDPRIERLGLGLEAVDTFTSSGGELRYEISMQQLKEKGVAVQDFCLV from the coding sequence ATGACATCTCAAAGCCCCGCATTTTCGACCAATGAGCTTCCAGAAGGCGGCGGTGAGGTGTCAGTGCCGAAGGCTTTCTCCCATTTGCGCTTTTTAGGCAGTTTGAGGGTTGATGTGCTAATCCACACTTTTCGAGGACCACATTGGATCAGATTCACACAGATCTACTTGATCTCTAAGACTCCCACTGACAATCAGTTCCTTACTGTCAAATTTTGTCACAAGATGGTGCCGACAAGCTTTCAATAccgaccccttcccccccctccagccaAGCTCATCCGGCTCTTGTCTATCCACCCGAGCGAAGACAATACAGCCCCGATCTGCCTATCGTTTACGAATCAACCAGCCTGTATCGACATTCAAGATGAAGCTATCACACCCTACGAAGCTCTGTCCTATGTATGGGGCTCCGAAGCCGACCCGGCTCCAATCGCCATGATCACGATCGACGCTGACGGCTCAACAAAACACAACACAATGCTCGTCACCCAAAACCTTGCCACCGCGCTCAGACACCTCCGTTTGCCCTCGAGCCCGCGCACAATCTGGATCGACGCCATCTGCATCAACCAAAATGACTGGACCGAAAAAGGCCACCAAGTCAGTTTCATGGGCGACGTCTACGAAAAAGCAGCCCACGTCGTCATCTGGCTCGGCCCTGAAGGAGACGATAGCAACCACGCACTGAATATCCTCCGAGACATCGGGTCCCAAGTCACCGTTGACTGGAACATGCAATCCATgacacccacccccaacgcCCGCGACCCCTCACTCGCCGACATTGACACCCCCTTTCCTGACGACGGGCATTACACCCCCCGCGACGCCAACGCCGTCGAAGCATTACTCAACCGGTCTTGGTTTGAACGACTCTGGGTCTTACAAGAGCAAGCACTAGCAAACAACGCAACATTCCAAGCTGGCCattccaccatctcccgccTCGACCTCCGCAATGCGGTCTACTGCACCAACGTCAAGAACTCTGAAGGGTCTAGCCCGATGGCGAAGCTGTGCCGGACTGATAGGGCTTGGCTGGTGGTTGCGATGTGCAGGCCTAGATTTCCTATCAACCTGACAGAAATGCGGACGTACTGCGAGGAGATGAAGTGCAAGGATCCAAGAGATAGGGTTTAtgggctgttgaggctgctgagtgggtttgagagggaggggggtgctgCGGAGGTTGTGAGGCCGGATTATACTGCTTCTGTTGCCGAGGTGTAtggggatgtggtgttgaagtaTATCCAGGCGACTAGGAAGGGGGATATTTTGGCGCATGCGGGGGTTAaagacgaggaaggggggtcAAAGTGGTGGCCGAGCTGGATTCCGGATTGGTCTtatgagatggagaggaatATGTATGGACTGCCGTGCTCTGGGGGAGAGACTTTTCTTGCGGTTGTCACGGATTCGTCTCTGGAGGGGTCATTTCTCTCTATGGTTGGTGTCCGGTGCGCGGAAATCACGGTTACGGCCCTGCCAGACGACACTACCACTCCTCTTGCCACGCTGGCCAGCTTTCGAAAGCTCTTCAGGGATGTTTTCGCCAAGGTGACGGCTGTGCAACAGCCAATTCTCCTAGAAAGCATGAGCCGGGCAGTCAGCGCAGGCCGCTTTCGAGAGACGTTTATCCCACCGGAAAACTACTACCTGCCTGTGTCTGACGTGACGGACATGCTGCGCAAAGTCCTGACCACATCTGAGGATTTTCGTGAGGAGAACAATGAGGACCCAAACTTGGTACTCCTAGGAAAACACATGACGACCTGGGTTCAAGGACGCCAGTACTTCATGACATCTGATGGCAGATTTGGGCTTGGAGCCAAGGCAACACAGCCAGGAGACATCGTATGTCTTTTCCTCGGGACAGACACCCCTCTAATCTTGCGTGCAACAGAAAAAGACAGGCATCGTGAGTTCTATCAACTTGTTGGAGACGCCTTCATGCATGGTGTCATGGCTGGCGAGCCATTCTTAGGACCACTCGAAAGTTATCAGCGGCAGGTGTATGCATTCAACGAGAGCAATCGAGGCAGCCTGTCCATCTTGGATGAACGGACTGGAGAGGTCGTTATCAAGGATCCAAGGATCGAAAGATTAGGGCTAGGCCTTGAAGCCGTTGATACTTTCACAAGTTCGGGTGGCGAGTTGAGATATGAAATAAGTATGCAGCAACTGAAAGAGAAGGGAGTGGCAGTACAAGATTTCTGTTTAGTTTGA
- a CDS encoding hypothetical protein (COG:Q; EggNog:ENOG503P5PW), whose amino-acid sequence MVLDAYLSSASCCLSQLLTNAVRAFRQLGSMRRETVLIVGANRGIGNKLLKAFVEESWDVTAIVRPKTRTEKDPTVVELEKAGVRLLELDYLDEATISRAAALYGADRPLDLLINVGGLSPHPKPWQEQTGEMMVEKFRVMAVGPILTIGHFLPSLELGDNTKIVNISSAFGSVSKNSFGTCMAYRMAKTALNQGTVTMAREWEKEGRNLTMVNVEPGFILTRLTGWDGVDDMTTCIAGLMRVFKDITPQDNGTLIKWDGNRIPY is encoded by the exons ATGGTGCTCGACGCCTATCTTTCATCTGCATCATGCTG CCTATCCCAGCTGCTCACCAACGCTGTCCGAGCCTTCAGGCAACTTGGAAgcatgaggagggagactgTTCTTATCGTGG GGGCAAACCGCGGGATCGGAAACAAACTCCTGAAGGCATTTGTTGAGGAGTCATGGGACGTTACGGCTATCGTTCGGCCCAAAACACGCACAGAAAAGGATCCGACGGTTGTGGAGCTCGAGAAAGCAGGTGTGAGACTCTTGGAGCTAGATTATCTTGATGAAGCCACCATCTCTCGAGCAGCGGCTCTATACGGTGCCGATCGAcctcttgacctcctcatcaacgtTGGTGGCCTCTCGCCTCATCCAAAGCCATGGCAGGAGCAAACaggggagatgatggtggagaagTTCCGCGTAATGGCTGTTGGCCCTATCCTTACCATCGGGCACTTCCTCCCgagcttggagcttggcGATAACACAAAGATAGTCAatatctcctccgcctttgGCTCAGTTTCAA AGAACTCTTTTGGTACATGCATGGCCTACCGTATGGCGAAGACGGCTCTCAACCAAGGCACTGTCACCATGGCTCGTGAGTGGGAAAAGGAAGGACGAAACCTGACGATGGTGAATGTCGAGCCTGGATTCATCTTGACCCGGCTCACagggtgggatggggttgacgATATGACAACCTGTATTGCTGGCTTAATGAGGGTATTCAAGGACATTACGCCCCAGGACAACGGAACCCTCATCAAGTGGGACGGGAACAGAATTCCATACTAA
- a CDS encoding hypothetical protein (EggNog:ENOG503P04U; COG:S): MRLINTNDGWFEEFICNDIPPYPILSHTWEDGEKKIDMTCRIAKKDGYQYAWVVTCCIDKSSSAELTEAIKSMYQWYQQFSVCYVFLSDLPPPQVAPLEIALSRCRWFARGWTLQELIAPANVVFFDGEWKDRGDKETLIDHLVSITGINKGILRHTQSLSSMSVAQKMSWAASRTTTRIEDTAYSMLGFSTST, encoded by the exons ATGCGACTTATCAACACCAATGACGGCTGGTTCGAGGAGTTTATATGCAACGATATTCCACCATACCCAATCCTATCACACACgtgggaagatggagag AAGAAGATTGACATGACGTGTCGGATAGCGAAAAAGGACGGATACCAATACGCCTGGGTTGTCACCTGTTGCATCGACAAATCCAGCAGCGCTGAGCTAACCGAGGCTATTAAGTCCATGTATCAGTGGTACCAACAGTTTTCAGTGTGCTACGTCTTTCTTTCCGACCTCCCGCCTCCGCAAGTCGCCCCTTTGGAAATTGCTCTATCACGATGCCGGTGGTTTGCTCGTGGATGGACTCTCCAAGAGCTGATCGCCCCAGCAAACGTGGTATTCTTCGACGGGGAGTGGAAGGACAGGGGCGACAAAGAAACGCTAATAGACCATCTTGTCTCCATTACTGGAATCAACAAGGGCATCCTGAGACACACACAGTCATTATCGAGCATGTCGGTTGCCCAAAAAATGAGCTGGGCGGCTTCCAGGACCACAACAAGAATAGAGGATACGGCCTACTCCATGCTCGGCTTTTCAACGTCAACATGA
- a CDS encoding hypothetical protein (COG:U; EggNog:ENOG503P0JI), translating to MPTHRHRPSLTVMPRSRDDTPSSSSSLERGEDPHHGLTLKQELEWKPGKQEYAVMITLAIISLMVALDATILVSVLPTLAIDLGGTATDAFWAGTSYLLSCAVCQPFIAALSDIFGRKEMLIFSVLFFTLGTVLCAPIAKNFTVFFAGRSVQGIGGGGIITMGQVIFADIVPLRQRPKYFSLVLAAWALGSVLGPLIGGLFVEKAFWSWCFYINLPFCALGLVLIPCYVKLTTQRTSLRSKLARVDWLGGFLFIGGLTSFLVGMSWGGVQFEWSSAQVIAPMVVGVLSVAMSVVWESYGAREPFLRPQLFCSGSALAAYACALFQGFILFCALYYVPFYFTAVRFEKPTQSGLDIFPVTCLLLPGSIVVSLISSRTGHYRWAIWSGWAITAIGCGLLHFFDTDTPTPVWAVILAVFGIGHGILLTSVNVGIQAISRVEDAGRAAAMYAFMRTMGMSIGVAVGGTVFQNLMVKKLDELGMPEEIAHDSEAFVVQMAAMDPTDPVRIGALEAYVAGFHGVYWTITGASVAAFLISLFMKRHSMDKMLATKFVLEGARTTMVPNPAIMTNAIPIQTNSSSQDKFSSESPRRLPPLFKDSPMPSAFDSESTYTMAKSSRDEEKPDSPPPAEPQEPEVPGEVEQVAVAYFVEASGKIVPVDILPEHQPVSQMGSVFEFAGQHKEEGESPRYPLWEPQPGEEDEVVEEDASPEELFERALGNGSIHSASTEEELAEQEAVVADLAPEWMQEREEESR from the exons ATGCcaacccaccgccaccgcccatCTCTAACAGTAATGCCCCGATCCCGGGAcgacaccccctcctcctcctcctccctcgagcGAGGCGAAGACCCCCACCACGGCCTCACCCTCAAGCAAGAGCTCGAGTGGAAACCAGGAAAACAGGAATACGCCGTCATGATCACCCTCGcaatcatctccctcatGGTTGCCCTCGACGCAACCATCCTCGTGTccgtcctccccaccctcgccatcgaCCTCGGCGGGACGGCAACAGACGCCTTTTGGGCAGGGACATCCTACCTCCTGTCCTGTGCCGTGTGCCAGCCCTTCATCGCCGCCTTGTCTGACATCTTTGGCAGAAAGGAGATGCTCATCTTTTCGGTCTTGTTCTTCACCCTCGGCACCGTTCTGTGCGCCCCGATTGCGAAGAACTTTACTGTTTTTTTTGCGGGGAGGTCGGTGCAGGGGATTGGCGGTGGGGGGATTATTACTATGGGACAGGTTATTTTTGCGGATATTGTGCCGCTGAGACAGAGGCCAAAGTACTTTTCTTTGGTGCTGGCTGCGTGGGCGCTGGGGAGTGTGCTTGGGCCCTtgattggggggttgtttgtcgAGAAGGCATTCTGGAGTTGGTGCTTCTACATCAACCTGCCTTTTTGCGCGTTGGGCCTGGTGTTGATTCCTTGCTATGTCAAGCTGACGACTCAGCGGACGAGCTTGAGGAGCAAGCTTGCAAGGGTGGATTGGTTGGGCGGGTTTTTGTTTattggggggttgacgaGTTTCTTGGTTGGCATGAGCTGGGGAGGTGTGCAGTTTGAGTGGTCGTCTGCGCAGGTCATCGCGCCCATGGTGGTAGGTGTGCTCAGTGTTGCCATGAGTGTTGTTTGGGAGAGCTATGGGGCGAGGGAGCCGTTTTTGAGGCCGCAGCTGTTTTGCAGTGGGAGCGCGCTTGCCGCCTATGCTTGTGCTCTTTTCCAGGGCTTTATTCTCTTTTGTGCGCTGTACTACGTTCCCTTCTACTTCACCGCGGTTCGGTTCGAAAAGCCGACGCAATCCGGACTCGACATCTTCCCAGTCACATGTCTCCTGCTCCCCGGAAGCATCGTCGTTTCTCTCATTTCCTCCCGAACAGGCCACTACCGCTGGGCGATCTGGTCTGGCTgggccatcaccgccatcggCTGCGGTCTCCTCCACTTCTTCGACACcgacacccccacccccgtctGGGCTGTCATTCTCGCTGTCTTCGGTATCGGCCAtggcatcctcctcaccagcgTCAACGTCGGCATCCAGGCTATCAGCCGGGTCGAAGACGCCGGCCGAGCCGCAGCCATGTACGCCTTCATGCGCACCATGGGAATGTCCATCGGTGTCGCAGTCGGTGGTACAGTCTTTCAGAACCTCAtggtcaagaagctcgacgaGCTAGGCATGCCGGAGGAGATTGCTCACGACTCAGAGGCATTCGTTGTTCAGATGGCCGCCATGGACCCTACCGATCCTGTCCGGATCGGCGCCCTCGAAGCCT ACGTCGCCGGCTTCCACGGCGTCTACTGGACCATCACCGGCGCCTCCGTCGCCGccttcctcatctccctcttcatGAAGCGCCACAGCATGGACAAGATGCTCGCGACAAAGTTCGTTCTCGAAGGCGCCCGCACGACCATGGTGCCCAACCCGGCCATCATGACCAacgccatccccatccaaaCCAACAGCTCTTCTCAGGACAAGTTCTCGTCGGAATCACCCCGCCGACTCCCACCCCTGTTCAAAGACTCCCCTATGCCGTCGGCATTTGACTCTGAGTCGACTTACACCATGGCTAAGTCTAGCCGCGATGAAGAGAAACCTGActccccaccgccagcagAGCCGCAAGAGCCTGAAGTTCCCGGGGAGGTGGAGCAAGTTGCTGTGGCGTATTTTGTTGAGGCATCGGGCAAGATTGTCCCGGTGGATATACTTCCTGAGCATCAACCTGTGTCCCAGATGGGATCGGTGTTTGAGTTCGCTGGTCAGCAcaaagaggagggggagtctCCTAGGTATCCACTCTGGGAGCCCCAAcccggggaggaggatgaggttgttgaggaggatgccagCCCCGAGGAGCTTTTTGAACGGGCGTTGGGTAATGGATCGATACACTCCGCCtcgacggaggaggagctggcggagcAGGAGGCCGTGGTTGCTGATTTGGCGCCCGAGTGGAtgcaggagagggaggaagagtcgagatga